A single genomic interval of Lathyrus oleraceus cultivar Zhongwan6 chromosome 7, CAAS_Psat_ZW6_1.0, whole genome shotgun sequence harbors:
- the LOC127102424 gene encoding uncharacterized protein LOC127102424 produces MYLTLSFCCKLFYSLNVGKISILYQGLVAVFEELSDTIEHRLCLRHLYANFKKRFGGGALIRDLMMGAAKATYYQAWVQKMNELKNADPNAWTWLMAVPTKSWCKHAFSFYPKCDTLMNNISESFNATILAARDKPILTMCEWIRKYLMNRLSTSASKLENWPHKVMPIPRRRLDNEVFRSGHWLPTWSIAETFQVTHSYNTHEFIVDIAKRSCSCNFWELVGIPCRHAVAALSYRKQNPDEFVDACYTREKFALCYGFSVSPINGQDMWPEVEMEPPLPPAYKNGPGRPKKIRIRESGEDGARKRRSGVAYKCTKCDNFGHNAMTCKATTQDPNALKRKRKPKKGHVPTATDMPTANDMPTASDMPAPTATDMTVPTNVPVPTDPQPPTDMPIPTIMSQTGSSVAASITKQSRKRVEKKPIIKRRQSERIKLSWFKRPITGEGISSDKPITLPENEDIPTSK; encoded by the exons ATGTATTTAACTCTATCTTTCTGTTGCAAATTATTCTATTCTCTAAATGTTGGAAAAATTTCTATTTTGTATCAGGGACTTGTGGCTGTATTTGAAGAATTGTCTGATACTATTGAGCATAGATTATGTCTTAGGCACTTGTATGCTAATTTCAAGAAAAGGTTTGGTGGAGGAGCCCTTATTAGAGATTTAATGATGGGAGCTGCTAAAGCCACATACTATCAGGCATGGGTCCAAAAGATGAATGAATTGAAGAATGCAGATCCCAATGCTTGGACTTGGTTGATGGCTGTTCCTACCAAAAGCTGGTGTAAGCATGCCTTTTCTTTTTACCCTAAATGTGATACATTGATGAATAATATCTCAGAGTCTTTTAATGCTACCATTCTAGCTGCTAGGGACAAACCTATACTCACAATGTGTGAGTGGATAAGAAAATATCTGATGAATAGGTTATCCACCTCTGCAAGTAAACTAGAAAATTGGCCACATAAGGTGATGCCAATACCTAGGAGAAGGTTAGATAATGAGGTGTTCAGGAGTGGTCATTGGTTGCCAACATGGTCAATTGCTGAGACTTTTCAGGTTACACATAGTTACAACACACATGAATTTATTGTTGACATTGCTAAAAGGTCATGTAGTTGTAATTTTTGGGAATTAGTAGGAATTCCATGTAGGCATGCTGTAGCTGCTCTGAGTTATAGAAAGCAAAACCCTGATGAATTTGTTGATGCTTGTTACACAAGAGAAAAGTTTGCACTATGTTATGGATTTTCAGTAAGTCCGATCAATGGTCAAGATATGTGGCCAGAAGTTGAGATGGAACCACCTCTACCACCTGCATATAAAAATGGTCCTGGTAGACCTAAGAAGATTAGGATAAGAGAAAGTGGAGAGGATGGTGCAAGGAAGAGAAGATCTGGTGTTGCATATAAGTGCACCAAATGTGATAATTTTGGTCACAATGCTATGACTTGTAAGGCTACCACTCAGGATCCCAATGCACTTAAAAGAAAG AGAAAACCTAAAAAAGGACATGTGCCAACTGCAACTGATATGCCAACTGCAAATGATATGCCAACTGCATCTGATATGCCTGCCCCAACTGCAACTGATATGACTGTTCCAACAAATGTGCCTGTTCCAACTGATCCACAGCCTCCAACTGATATGCCTATTCCAACTATTATGAGTCAAACAGGATCTAGTGTGGCTGCCTCAATCACAAAACAATCCAGAAAAAGGGTTGAAAAAAAACCTATCATCAAAAGAAGGCAAAGTGAGAGGATCAAGTTGAGTTGGTTTAAAAGACCCATAACAGGTGAAGGAATATCTAGTGACAAACCAATTACCCTACCAGAAAATGAAGACATACCCACTTCAAAATGA
- the LOC127102425 gene encoding uncharacterized protein LOC127102425, translating to MGGSKASSTSEVGNGLPRCGCNETMKLLVSKSIENPGRKFWKCRNNMNGCGLFLWDDLVSEFAVKETNPSGCRQCEVNKAYLIEFAKEIVEEIDCRVGKLNKLEKLKKKIAMEKRKNLWLMFVIGLSWMLIAAMVKLV from the exons ATGGGTGGCAGCAAGGCATCTTCCACGAGTGAAGTTGGAAACGGCTTACCAAGATGTGGATGCAATGAAACCATGAAGTTGTTGGTCTCCAAGTCAATTGAAAACCCCGGTCGCAAATTTTGGAAATGCAGGAATAATATG AATGGGTGCGGTTTATTTTTGTGGGATGATTTGGTCAGTGAGTTTGCAGTGAAAGAAACCAATCCGTCCGGATGCCGCCAATGTGAAGTCAATAAGGcttatttgattgaatttgcTAAAGAGATTGTTGAGGAGATAGATTGCAGAGTCGGAAAGCTTAACAAGTTAGAAAAACTGAAGAAAAAGATTGCAATGGAAAAGAGGAAAAATTTATGGTTAATGTTTGTAATTGGTCTGTCATGGATGTTGATAGCAGCTATGGTTAAGTTAGTCTAA
- the LOC127105857 gene encoding uncharacterized protein LOC127105857: protein MSVTAGVSDTVIAVRDKLRGKIGQTKVKRYWPGKVPEWADEENEDGSGDIRSTREAALDKAFPRHEEDTAIVRKDDRRLRRLAESRIDNREEVRADHRRIRQAEIVSTIEEEARRQEGLDLEEQDEDAMAERRRMLKEKLLQREQEEALPQEEEEEEEEEEEEEESEYETDSDEEYTGVAMVKPVFVPKSERDTIAERERLEAEEEALEEGRKRRLEQRRIETKQIVVEEIRKDEEIQKNVELEANIADVDTDDEINEAEEYEAWKVREIGRIKRDREDREALLKEKEEVERVRNMTEEERREWERKNPKPSQSSKQKWRFMQKYYHKGAFFQSNSDDRAATAGTDNIFTRDFSAPTGEDKMDKTILPKVMQVKHFGRSGRTKWSHLVNEDTTDWNNPWTYNDPLRAKYNERMAAMNAPIAKPKGSKKLKDWESR, encoded by the exons ATGTCAGTGACAGCAGGTGTTAGTGATACGGTAATAGCTGTAAGGGATAAGCTTAGAGGTAAAATTGGCCAAACAAAAGTTAAGCGTTATTGGCCTGGTAAAGTTCCTGAATGGGCTGATGAGGAGAATGAAGATGGTTCTGGTGATATTAGGTCCACCAGGGAAGCTGCTTTGGATAAAGCGTTTCCTCGTCATGAAGAAGATACTGCTATTGTTAGGAAAGATGATCGTAGGCTTCGTAGATTGGCCGAGAGTCGAATAGATAACCGTGAGGAAGTTAGAGCGGATCATCGCCGTATTAGGCAGGCTGAGATTGTTTCTACCATTGAAGAGGAGGCGAGGAGGCAGGAGGGGTTGGATTTGGAAGAACAAGATGAGGATGCTATGGCGGAGAGAAGGAGAATGCTTAAGGAGAAGTTGCTTCAGAGAGAGCAAGAGGAGGCTCTTCCTCAGGAAGAGGAAGAGGAGGAggaggaagaagaggaggaagAGGAGTCAGAATATGAGACTGATTCTGATGAGGAATATACGGGAGTAGCTATGGTGAAGCCTGTGTTTGTTCCCAAGTCGGAGAGAGATACCATTGCGGAGCGTGAGCGTCTTGAAGCGGAAGAGGAGGCTCTTGAGGAAGGAAGGAAAAGGAGATTGGAGCAAAGGAGGATTGAGACGAAGCAGATTGTTGTTGAGGAGATACGGAAGGATGAAGAAATCCAGAAAAATGTTGAATTGGAGGCAAATATTGCTGATGTGGATACTGATGATGAAATCAACGAGGCAGAGGAATATGAAGCTTGGAAAGTGAGAGAGATTGGTAGGATCAAGAGGGATAGAGAGGATCGGGAGGCTCTGTTGAAGGAAAAAGAAGAGGTTGAGAGGGTGAGGAACATGACAGAGGAAGAAAGGAGAGAGTGGGAAAGGAAGAATCCAAAACCTTCTCAATCGTCAAAACAGAAATGGAGATTTATGCAGAAATACTATCACAAGGGTGCTTTCTTCCAGTCTAATTCTGATGATCGAGCCGCCACTGCTGGAACTGACAATATTTTCACACGTGATTTCTCAGCCccaactggggaagataaaatGGACAAGACAATATTGCCTAAGGTTATGCAAGTCAAGCACTTTGGTCGTAGTGGAAGAACTAAATGGTCACATCTGGTCAATGAGGACACTACTGATTGGAACAACCC GTGGACTTACAATGATCCACTACGTGCAAAGTATAACGAGAGAATGGCAGCAATGAATGCACCTATAGCAAAGCCTAAAGGAAGCAAAAAATTGAAGGATTGGGAATCTCGGTGA
- the LOC127102423 gene encoding uncharacterized protein LOC127102423 codes for MKTTSANTKKRSSSVKTSSVKCPKSEDSQHFSVTLHHGGEFYRVFEEEIIYRGGTDTTVNGIHVSNWNMDNIEKLLSRLGYKADCVRVWTKVIEIQDGFFLIRKDDDAVDDFALYFSAMNVKGDLYVEHSTGNMDPADREPKCVNDDDHPPDNGIDGLDEEKVEGLDDSEDERATAYFDGFEGIDVTKPIRWEPNNSMEEPNKSMDSDDVYYSDELNSSDPDDSCDEERPKYARFRKEHLNKDFIFKWGMEFNTLDDFRAAIREWSVLNGREISFVKNEGDRVRVVCKHKCGFLVLCSKVGHKETFAIKTLVHKHTCARVLNNKSASSKWVAKHVVKRMQTSDTVRIRDIIQGMRQTYSVGITVAKAWRAKLIAKKIIEGDADNQYASIWRYAEELRRVNHGNTVKINVERPSPSIQPRFGSFYFCFDGCKKGFIHGCRPFVGVDGCHLKTKYGGQLLIAVGRDANDQYFPLAFGVVENETKER; via the exons atgaagacAACCTCAGCGAATACGAAGAAGCGATCCAGCTCAGTGAAGACGAGCTCAGTGAAGTGTCCAAAGTCCGAG GATTCACAACACTTTAGTGTTACACTCCACCATGGGGGTGAATTTTACAGGGTTTTTGAAGAAGAAATTATATACAGAGGGGGTACGGATACGACAGTTAATGGGATACATGTTTCAAATTGGAACATGGATAACATTGAGAAGTTGTTGAGTAGGTTAGGGTATAAGGCTGATTGTGTTAGGGTATGGACAAAAGTTATAGAAATTCAAGATGGTTTTTTTCTGATTAGGAAAGATGATGATGCTGTTGATGATTTTGCTCTATACTTTAGTGCAATGAATGTGAAAGGAGATTTGTATGTTGAACATAGTACTGGGAACATGGACCCTGCTGATAGGGAACctaaatgtgtgaatgatgatgaccACCCCCCTGATAATGGAATTGATGGGTTAGATGAGGAGAAGGTAGAGGGGTTAGATGACAGTGAAGATGAAAGAGCTACTGCTTACTTTGATGGTTTTGAAGGAATAGATGTTACTAAGCCTATTAGGTGGGAGCCCAATAACAGTATGGAGGAGCCCAATAAGAGTATGGATTCAGATGATGTATACTATAGTGATGAGTTGAATAGTTCTGACCCAGATGATTCTTGTGATGAAGAAAGGCCCAAGTATGCTAGGTTTAGGAAAGAGCATCTAAACAAAGACTTTATATTCAAGTGGGGTATGGAATTCAACACACTTGATGACTTTAGGGCAGCTATCCGTGAGTGGTCAGTGCTTAATGGGAGGGAAATTTCTTTTGTGAAAAATGAGGGAGATAGGGTAAGGGTGGTGTGTAAGCATAAATGTGGGTTTTTAGTCTTATGCTCTAAGGTGGGCCACAAGGAGACTTTTGCTATAAAAACACTTGTACATAAGCACACATGTGCTAGGGTTTTGAACAACAAGTCTGCTAGCTCAAAGTGGGTGGCCAAGCATGTGGTAAAGAGGATGCAAACTTCTGATACAGTCAGGATAAGAGACATCATCCAAGGTATGAGGCAAACATATTCTGTGGGTATTACTGTTGCAAAAGCATGGAGGGCTAAGCTAATTGCCAAGAAGATAATTGAAGGTGATGCTGACAATCAGTATGCTTCCATATGGAGGTATGCAGAAGAACTAAGAAGGGTAAACCATGGCAACACTGTGAAGATAAATGTAGAAAGACCTAGTCCATCCATACAACCAAGGTTTGGGTcattttatttctgttttgatggCTGTAAGAAAGGCTTTATTCATGGATGCAGACCATTTGTGGGGGTTGATGGATGTCACTTAAAGACCAAGTATGGTGGACAGTTACTTATTGCTGTAGGCAGGGATGCTAATGATCAATACTTCCCTTTGGCATTTGGTGTGGTTGAAAATGAAACAAAGGAGA GATAG